The genomic region TTGGATTGCCCGTAAAGGCTTATAACTTTCAGCAATGCAGTGAACACAAGGTAGTGTGCAAAGTACAGCTCTTTCTACAGTTTCTCAACCGAGGAGCCAGCATCGCCTTCCTGACGGTCATCTCCATTTATCGATATTATAGCGTGGTCCATCCTGGGAAAAGTAGAGTCCTGAGGATTTTGAGAATGTCGCCTCAGATTTCTGTATTCATCTGGGTGTTGCTTGGAATCTTGACCATTCCAGCCATGTTGCAAAGTTTTATCAGATGCAACATCAGTGAAAAAGATGAGGAACTCACCACCATTGTTCTACTGAGAGAAATTGTGTTTTTTACTCAGATTTTCATACCCTTTTTTGTTCTTGTGTATTGCTCAATACGGATTATCAGAAGACTCAAACAGAAGTCAGTGGGTGACAAGACTAAGCTCCGGAGAGCGATGTTCCTCGTCACTTCGGTGGTTTTCGTCTTTGCGGTCTGCTTCTTGCCTTATGCCATAACAAGAGCAGTGCAGCTATATAAAACTGGGCACGTGTTGCCAGAAGAGAAAGATACTGTCGTTAAACTGTACGATGGGCTTATTTGTCTGTCTTATCTGAACTGCCTGCTGGATCCAATCCTGTACTGTCTGAGCAGCAGTAAATTTAAGAAGTTATACATATCAATATATCTCCCCTTTCTACTGGAGAAGGTACAACCTGAAAGTGCAGAAGATACTGGAGATGACtaaactaagtaaaaaaaaaatatatccttTGAAAAGGATGTTGGGAGAATTTCAGTCAGTTGCTTAGAATtgcatttcaatacatttttaatagtatATGGGTAGTTGACATGTACAGTATCACGtaccagatttatttattaaaaaaaaaaaaaagtttttaaaccaAAGTCTAGATTTTAGCTTAAAATTGATAGGATTGGATAAATTACAGAGATGTATATTTTAGaccattttaaatcacatttgtttCCTGCCTTccctagttcattttaaatagcCCTGTGGTGTGACAGACAGTAAATAGTCCATGCAGTCATTATGAATTCAGcgcatgacccctttaacaataaataaaatgatataaggTCATGAGAGCTAATGACATAAGAATTAGCCATATGCTTTTAAACAATAGTTTTAGATGAAGTAGCAATGTCACACTGAAGCATGTCATCTAATTTTTGAATTCACCTCCTGTTTACGTGTCTAACCTATATTGGACTTTCTGACAGAAGTGatttacatttgtaaatgtgATTAACGATTTGTATACTGGAAACTagaaatgcatgaattaatttcTCTGTCAGGCACAGAGAATGAAATGTGCAAGATTTCATGTTTTAATTGCATCTTATAATTTTTGCATGTATGATTTGTTTACTGATATGTGATAtatgtgaaattaaattttatttcctCACTGTTGTATTTGTAAATTTGTCTAAAGACTATAAAGATAAAGACTTCTTGATTCCTACCATTGGTGTTACTAGTTGCCAGAGCCTCTGACTCATTCTCAATCTCAACAGAGCATGAGGCTTTGGTTGAGCTTTCCGCGAAGGCATCTAAACCAGCAGGTTTTCGGGGAATAGCATCTGAAAAGCTCGGAGGTGTCTGGACTTGCCAGTGGGCTAAGAATGTGGGAGATAATATCTGTcctgaaagaaaaaagttaatttctgtaATGAAGAAAAAGAGTGGTGCATTTAGAATTGAAAACCTAAAGAATGATGATTTTCTCTACAGAAACATAATAAACAATTTTACCTTTAATTAAGAGTTTCTCCAAACGTACCTGGACTGATAAGAGAGAGCAATGCGTTCTGTTCCTGTAAAACCCTCTCCAACTGCTTCACCTGAAGCTGAAGGAAAATTGTCTCATTTTGGCCTGGATTCTGTTCAGAAACAGAAAATCAAAAATCTTTattgagataaaataaaatgataagatGTATACTTTATAAGTTGTGTCTATATTAGCATGACAACACATTAATCAGATTTGCTACATCAACCACATTAACCATGAtatttgtagttaaaaaaaaaggtttgttatACACATGGTAATCTACATAACTACACTTTTAGTATAATACATCCATTTCTTAAGGGATTTGTATCGGTGTagaccttttttatatttttttctgttagatTTTTAACTGTACTGTAAAGTATAAGCTGAAAGCATCCAGTCATCTGATACAGTTGAAGTGAATGTTAAATTTAATCagtatatattgtaataaatatataaatagttatagtcaataaaataaagtgttatagtAAATGTAAAAAGAGCAAATGGGAAAAGCAGATGAACATAAAACAGCAGGTGAAGGTTTGATTTTGACATTTCCAACTACTCCAACATCTTCACATTTATGATCCACTTTTGACCAAACTTTCATGTCATCTGACATTTATTGCTATTGTAGCCAACATACATTTATAGCTATGTAGCCACTAGCCACATACATACTCTAACATACATTATTTACTGATGATGCTAAAGGACACATTCAGCATCAATCATGCTCACTGACTAACaaacaataaatgcataaaaaagcaGCAGCGAAGTCTTGAGACTAACCTCCTGATGGGATCTTTGAGACATTATATGTTGGGCAGGTTGGCAGGCAGCTCTGCCCATTTCAGATCTCTGCTGTTCCTCAAACGTCTCTTGATTCACAGACTGAGATGAGAAACCGGGCTCAGATTCACTCATCTGAGGCAGCTGACGGCTCGGCTGGTTTCCCTCATGATGCTGGACAACAGAGCAGACAGATTGAAGGGTCCCGAAATAGTCTGTCTTCGGACTCAAACTGGTTTCTACCACAGTTCGGTTTCGGGGTATTTCTGCAGACATTGCCCTCAAGTTTGACTAGAACTTAGGAGGAAGAGGTTTTTGTTTGATTGTTATGAAATCAGTATCAGTTATCATTAGAGCATTAGTTAGGGACAAATAAATCAAACTGAAATCAATATAATCCTAACAAATCTTATGATGTCACAGCCTTGAACAACTAAATGCAActtcacaaaaatgaaaacaaataacaaaatttaTAATGCAACCTAATCTGTGCAATTTAAAGTCAACAAAACTACAGTTTACCTTGATCAATGTGTCCACATGCGTAGACACCGCACAGCTAACAGCTTCATCTGCAGTAGTTATAGTAACTGTAAACAGTGGACGTTGATACCAGATTAAAAAGCCAAACCTTGATTGCTCTCTATAGTTTTGCTGAATAGAGGTAGAGTGGGGAAAACAAGCTCAACTAGTGCATTTTTATGAGactgcatttttttcttccttaTTGCACTATTGGCTTATTTTGCTATCATTCCCACCATTTTCCCTTCAGTTAAACTGCAGTACAACTGCAAAACTGAGCTGTtctgtttaaagctgcagtaggtaacttttgtaaaaatatatttttttaca from Carassius auratus strain Wakin unplaced genomic scaffold, ASM336829v1 scaf_tig00012603, whole genome shotgun sequence harbors:
- the LOC113073628 gene encoding 12-(S)-hydroxy-5,8,10,14-eicosatetraenoic acid receptor-like; translated protein: MDTSSLDNDTDKICQKNIDHNRALYIFYSSVVVLELILGLLLNVTVIHLFIFKLKFWKSKTIDIFLFNLVLADILLLIGLPVKAYNFQQCSEHKVVCKVQLFLQFLNRGASIAFLTVISIYRYYSVVHPGKSRVLRILRMSPQISVFIWVLLGILTIPAMLQSFIRCNISEKDEELTTIVLLREIVFFTQIFIPFFVLVYCSIRIIRRLKQKSVGDKTKLRRAMFLVTSVVFVFAVCFLPYAITRAVQLYKTGHVLPEEKDTVVKLYDGLICLSYLNCLLDPILYCLSSSKFKKLYISIYLPFLLEKVQPESAEDTGDD